Proteins encoded in a region of the Xiphophorus couchianus chromosome 11, X_couchianus-1.0, whole genome shotgun sequence genome:
- the emsy gene encoding BRCA2-interacting transcriptional repressor EMSY isoform X2 yields the protein MIQLEKPVLTGTMPVVWPTILDLGRDECKRILRKLELEAYAGVISALRAQGDLTKDKKDLLGELTKILSISTERHRAEVRRAVNDERLTTIAYHMSGPNNSSEWSIEGRRLVPLMPRLVPQTAFTATANAVASATANQNASLLLPAETGNKEVVVCYSYTSTTSTPTSATASSGPVGATVKSPRPASPSSNVVVLPSGSTVYVKSVSCSDDDEKPRKRRRTNSTSSSPVMLKDVTKVSPPVSRNITVPVSGSPKMSNIMQSIANSLPPHLSPVKITFTKPTIQTTSTTTQKVIIVTTSPSSGFVPNILSKSHAHNAAAAAMAKLGSTSILTTPTQKQTVVFPSSPSPNIVAVTTVVSSTPSVVMSTVAPSSAGVKVASARLQSPKTLVGSPTQILAQFPKQQSPKQLQQSSPLGASSISQSSSTTPPGTKPTIQIKQESGVKIITQQVQPSKILPKPSSVALSSSSSSPIMVVSSNGTIMTTKLVTQPTATQATYTRPTVSPNIGARISASSGGATYVKTTSGSIITVVPKSLATLGGKIISSNIVSGTTTKITTIPMTSKPNVIVVQKTTGKGATIQGLPGKSMVTTLLNPGGEKSLQAVQGTKPAIITTSRPITKMIVTQPKGISCGSQSTATKIIPTKIVYGQQGKTQVLIKPKPVFQTAVVSEQTRQLVTETLQQVTRSAEVSQAQACGQDGSVKDAAVLADATSLSSEASNSGAQDLQPVVHLVSSREQDWTEQEVAMESIPTIIYPEVSASDSQSATSTIKALLELQQTTVKEKAESKPKPPTIDLSQMAVPIQLQQEKASPESPKPSTSEAEPSSEHVTAGKTSRAGAPSQDSDAMMSSTQPLGKPFKSSSQVTVVTKPATAAASSSSSSAAAASHLPADHGKTEPVVELAELEGDTLDPQTGLFYRSNKAPSDPVNLLTQPAAAQPPPTLLMSQAEAEPSRPVSSPTQQQQQQQQPPLTPPQLQSKPQISQPSSSTPPLIKKIPKPQDQTAPKPQPSSPSPHKDRGVTVPTQSAAKTPSPSTPTKAPVTPQLPKLQQAPSSHHRPLHAPMSHPPPLQAHHPVSAEKPASSQQPIITQSATVTKITFGSSHHPTPVFSSGEATAKLLPESSSGPSGDKPSVSDILKISMMEAEIDPSTEPMVVDSSSDRGPLGKTLDVQSVSGTLDSGQFISSSGAGMRHAKPQQFSCMQGLAAQSSKDDLEVIEVIPQFSILPDSSQSNVVVEPSGFLEITNYTSQQLEEDSPMEQEVDSSNDEAAAASPSEQP from the exons ATGATCCAACTGGAGAAACCAGTTCTGACTGGTACCATGCCAGTGGTGTGGCCCACCATCCTCGACCTGGGAAGGGATGAGTGTAAAAGGATTCTCCGTAAACTTG AGCTGGAAGCATATGCTGGAGTTATTAGTGCCCTGCGAGCTCAGGGAGACCTGACGAAGGACAAGAAGGACCTGTTGGGAGAGCTCACTAAAATCCTCAG CATCTCGACGGAGCGCCATCGTGCAGAAGTCCGCCGGGCCGTTAACGATGAACGCCTCACCACCATTGCGTATCA CATGTCTGGTCCCAACAACTCGTCTGAATGGTCAATCGAAGGCCGTCGGCTTGTTCCTTTGATGCCCAGGTTGGTCCCTCAGACGGCCTTCACCGCCACGGCTAACGCTGTGGCCAGCgccacagccaatcagaacgccTCCCTTTTGTTACCGGCAGAAACGGGGAACAAAGAAG ttgttGTATGTTACTCCTACACGAGCACCACCTCCACCCCCACCAGCGCCACAGCGTCCAGCGGACCCGTTGGAGCCACAGTGAAATCCCCAAGACCGGCCAGCCCGTCGTCCAACGTGGTGGTGCTGCCGAGTGGGAGCACCGTCTACGTGAAAA GTGTGAGTTGTTCCGACGATGATGAAAAGCCTCGCAAACGAAGACGCACAAACTCAACCAGCTCGTCGCCAGTGATGCTGAAGGATGTTACCAAGGTTTCCCCACCTGTATCCAGGAATATCACGGTGCCGGTGAGCGGCAGCCCCAAGATGAGCAACATCATGCAGAGCATCGCCAACTCTCTGCCGCCTCACCTGTCTCCCGTCAAGATCACCTTCACCAAGCCCACCATCCAGACCACCAGCACCACCACGCAGAAG GTGATCATCGTGACGACTTCCCCAAGCTCTGGCTTTGTGCCCAACATCCTGTCCAAGTCTCACGCCCATaatgctgccgccgccgccatGGCCAAGCTGGGCTCCACCTCCATTCTGACCACCCCCACCCAGAAACAGACGGTGGTCTTCCCATCCAGCCCCTCCCCCAACATCGTAGCCGTGACGACTGTGGTGTCCTCTACTCCATCGGTGGTTATGTCGACTGTGGCGCCAT CTTCTGCTGGAGTGAAGGTTGCTTCTGCGAGACTCCAGTCGCCAAAGACCCTGGTGGGCTCCCCCACTCAGATCCTGGCCCAGTTTCCCAAGCAGCAGTCGCccaagcagctgcagcagagctcGCCTTTAGGAGCCTCCAGCATCAGCCAGAGCAGCAGCACCACTCCACCGGGAACCAAACCCACCATTCAGATCAAACAGGAGTCTG GGGTGAAGATAATCACTCAGCAGGTGCAGCCCAGTAAAATCCTGCCCAAACCTTCCTCTGTGGCTctgtccagcagcagctcttcGCCCATTATGGTCGTCAGCAGCAATGGCACCATCATGACCACCAAGCTGGTCACACAGCCCACAG CTACACAGGCAACATACACAAGACCCACAGTTAGTCCCAATATTGGTGCCAGGATATCTGCGTCCAGTGGAGGGGCCACCTACGTCAAGACCACCAGTGGGAGCATCATCACTGTGGTTCCCAAGTCTCTGGCCACGCTGGGAGGGAAGATCATCAGCAGCAACATCGTGTCTG GTACGACGACGAAGATCACCACCATCCCCATGACGTCTAAGCCGAATGTGATTGTGGTGCAGAAGACGACAGGCAAAGGAGCGACCATCCAAGGACTGCCAGGCAAGAGTATGGTCACAACGCTGCTGAACCCTGGG GGAGAGAAGAGTCTGCAGGCGGTGCAGGGAACCAAACCGGCCATCATCACCACCTCCAGGCCCATCACTAAGATGATCGTCACCCAACCCAAAGGCATAAGCTGCGGATCTCAGTCCACCGCCACCAAAATCATCCCGACCAAGATTGTTTACGGCCAGCAGGGCAAGACACAG GTTCTCATCAAGCCGAAGCCAGTTTTCCAGACGGCGGTGGTGAGTGAACAGACCCGGCAGCTGGTCACCGAGACACTGCAACAAGTGACCCGCTCTGCAGAGGTCAGCCAGGCTCAGGCCTGCGGCCAGGACGGGTCGGTGAAGGACGCCGCGGTTCTTGCAGACGCCACCAGCCTGAGCAGCGAGGCGTCCAACAGCGGCGCTCAAG ATCTGCAGCCTGTAGTGCACCTCGTGTCCTCTAGAGAGCAGGATTGGACTGAGCAGGAAGTAGCCATGGAGTCCATCCCAACCATTATCTACCCGGAGGTGAGCGCTTCGGATTCCCAGTCCGCCACCTCCACCATCAAAGccctgctggagctgcagcagaccACAG TGAAGGAGAAGGCAGAGTCCAAACCGAAGCCGCCCACCATCGACCTGAGCCAGATGGCCGTGCCAATCCAGCTACAGCAGGAGAAAGCCAGTCCAGAATCTCCGAAACCTTCGACCTCAGAGGCCGAACCCAGCTCTGAGCATGTCACAGCAG GTAAAACCAGCAGAGCGGGGGCGCCCTCGCAGGATAGCGACGCCATGATGTCGTCCACTCAGCCGCTAGGGAAGCCTTTCAAAAGCAGCAGCCAGGTTACCGTGGTAACAAAACCTGCCACGGCCGCcgcctcttcttcctcctcctccgcgGCCGCAGCGTCTCACCTG CCTGCAGATCACGGTAAAACGGAGCCGGTGGTAGAGCTGGCAGAGCTGGAAGGCGACACTTTGGACCCCCAGACCGGTTTGTTCTACCGCTCCAACAAGGCTCCCTCCGATCCAGTCAATCTACTAACTCaacctgcagcagctcagcCACCGCCAACGCTGCTCATGAGCCAGGCAGAAGCCGAGCCGAGTCGCCCCGTCTCCTCCCCgacccagcagcagcagcagcagcagcagccgccaCTGACGCCCCCGCAGCTGCAGAGCAAACCTCAGATCAGCCAACCTTCCTCGTCAACTCCTCCTCTCATTAAGAAAATCCCCAAACCACAGGATCAGACCGCGCCCAAACCTCAACCCTCGTCTCCAAGCCCTCACAAAGACAGAGGGGTGACCGTACCAACCCAGAGCGCAGCGAAGACCCCGAGCCCCAGCACACCAACCAAGGCCCCAGTTACGCCACAGCTCCCGAAGCTGCAGCAAGCGCCGTCGTCCCACCACAGGCCTCTGCATGCCCCAATGTCGCACCCGCCGCCGCTGCAGGCACACCACCCAGTCAGCGCAGAGAAGCCCGCCTCCAGCCAG CAGCCAATCATCACTCAGAGTGCCACCGTCACCAAGATCACCTTCGGCAGCTCCCACCACCCTACACCGGTGTTCAGCAGCGGCGAGGCGACTGCCAAGCTGCTGCCGGAGTCCAGCTCAGGACCTTCAGGGGACAAGCCGTCGGTGTCAGACATCCTGAAGATCTCCATGATGGAGGCGGAGATCGACCCCAGCACGGAGCCCATGGTGGTGGATTCCTCCAGCGACCGCGGCCCTCTAGGGAAGACCTTGGACGTCCAGTCCGTGTCGGGGACACTGGACTCGGGTCAGTTCATCAGCAGCTCTGGGGCCGGCATGCGCCACGCCAAGCCCCAGCAGTTCAGCTGCATGCAGGGCCTGGCGGCACAGAGCAGCAAGGACGACCTGGAGGTCATCGAG GTGATCCCTCAGTTCTCCATCCTGCCAGACTCCAGCCAGTCTAATGTTGTGGTGGAGCCCAGCGGCTTCCTGGAGATCACCAACTACACCagccagcagctggaggaggacaGCCCCATGGAGCAGGAGGTGGACAGCAGCAATGACGAGGCCGCGGCTGCCAGCCCCTCAGAGCAGCCGTAG